One Treponema primitia ZAS-1 DNA segment encodes these proteins:
- the asd gene encoding aspartate-semialdehyde dehydrogenase, with amino-acid sequence MEKIPVGILGATGMVGQQYIALLANHPWFDVRYVAASPRSAGKVYREAVGGRWNATRGDLGGSNSPAAATLTVEDANDVSRAIAAAKRGDCAFVFSALEMGKDEIKALEESYAAAGIPVVSNASANRWTGDVPMLIAEVNPDHADIIPLQKKNRGWDKGFIAVKPNCSIQSYMTPLWALLQAGYEVQRIIVSTLQAVSGAGYPGVSSLDIVDNIVPYIGGEEEKTEQEPLKILGTIQGNSIVNAQGLKISAHCNRVPVIDGHTACISLEFGSKKPSIDEVKHIWTSFKALPQELDLPMAPKQPIIIREEPDRPQPRKDREADKGMAVSVGRIRPCNVFDLRFAAVSHNTVRGAAGGGILNAELLKAKGYLG; translated from the coding sequence ATGGAAAAGATTCCCGTAGGGATATTAGGCGCCACCGGTATGGTGGGGCAGCAGTATATTGCGTTGTTGGCAAACCATCCCTGGTTTGATGTGCGCTATGTGGCGGCGTCTCCCCGGAGCGCAGGCAAGGTTTATCGCGAAGCCGTGGGGGGACGCTGGAACGCCACCCGGGGCGATTTAGGCGGATCGAATTCCCCCGCCGCAGCAACCCTGACCGTGGAGGACGCCAACGATGTGTCCCGGGCCATAGCGGCGGCGAAACGGGGGGACTGCGCTTTTGTATTTTCCGCCCTGGAAATGGGGAAAGACGAAATCAAGGCCCTGGAAGAAAGCTATGCTGCGGCGGGAATCCCCGTGGTGTCCAACGCCTCAGCAAACCGCTGGACCGGTGACGTGCCCATGCTCATCGCTGAGGTGAATCCGGATCATGCGGACATCATCCCTCTGCAGAAAAAAAATCGCGGCTGGGACAAGGGCTTTATCGCGGTCAAGCCCAACTGTTCCATACAGAGTTATATGACCCCCCTCTGGGCCCTGCTTCAGGCGGGCTACGAAGTCCAGCGGATTATCGTCAGCACCCTCCAGGCAGTTTCCGGTGCAGGCTACCCCGGGGTGTCGAGCCTGGATATTGTGGACAACATCGTACCCTATATCGGCGGCGAGGAAGAGAAGACCGAACAGGAACCCCTGAAAATCCTTGGGACGATTCAAGGAAACAGTATCGTTAACGCCCAGGGCCTGAAGATCAGCGCCCACTGTAACCGGGTGCCGGTAATCGACGGCCACACCGCCTGCATCAGCCTGGAATTCGGTTCAAAGAAGCCGTCCATTGACGAGGTTAAGCATATCTGGACCAGCTTCAAAGCCCTGCCCCAGGAACTGGACCTGCCCATGGCGCCGAAACAACCCATCATCATCCGGGAAGAACCGGACCGGCCCCAGCCCCGGAAGGACCGGGAAGCGGACAAGGGCATGGCGGTATCCGTAGGGCGCATACGGCCCTGCAATGTGTTTGATCTCCGCTTTGCCGCCGTGTCCCATAACACGGTCCGCGGCGCCGCCGGTGGTGGCATACTCAACGCAGAATTACTAAAGGCTAAGGGGTACTTGGGGTAA
- the dapA gene encoding 4-hydroxy-tetrahydrodipicolinate synthase, with the protein MDQSQQALYGALSAKLRGAFTALVTPLKENGDVDYEGFRKLINFQIDEGINGLVPLGTTGETPTLDDDEEEKLIRIAIEEIKGRVPVIIGAGSNSTKHMAGYVKRAKDLGADAALVVTPYYNKPNDSGLIKHFEAAAAVGIPVMIYNIASRTGRNIPVGLMKRLAEIPGIIGVKEASGDINQMGDIIREIAIPRKAAGNPFVVVSGDDGLTLPLIALGGDGVISVISNLIPKRIAALTKALLEGKFEEGRRLHYELLPFAKTAFIETNPAPIKAAMNWAGIPVGPTRLPLGPLAPSSEPPLRAVLEQLGFKLK; encoded by the coding sequence ATGGATCAATCCCAACAAGCGCTTTACGGGGCGCTCAGCGCCAAGCTGCGCGGGGCCTTTACCGCCCTGGTCACCCCCCTGAAGGAAAACGGGGATGTGGATTACGAGGGATTCAGGAAACTCATTAACTTTCAGATTGATGAAGGGATCAACGGCCTAGTGCCCCTGGGAACTACCGGTGAAACCCCGACTCTGGACGATGATGAAGAGGAAAAGCTGATTAGGATCGCGATTGAGGAGATTAAAGGACGGGTCCCGGTTATTATCGGCGCCGGTTCCAACTCTACAAAACATATGGCGGGGTATGTAAAACGGGCGAAAGACCTGGGAGCGGACGCCGCCCTGGTGGTAACCCCCTACTACAATAAACCCAACGACTCGGGGCTTATCAAACACTTCGAGGCAGCAGCAGCGGTGGGCATCCCGGTGATGATCTACAATATAGCGTCCCGGACCGGGAGGAATATTCCCGTGGGGCTGATGAAAAGGCTGGCGGAAATACCCGGTATTATCGGAGTAAAGGAAGCTTCCGGGGATATCAACCAGATGGGGGACATTATCCGGGAAATAGCGATTCCCCGGAAGGCCGCGGGAAATCCCTTCGTGGTGGTCTCCGGAGACGACGGCCTCACCCTGCCCCTGATTGCCCTGGGGGGGGACGGGGTCATTTCGGTTATCTCCAACCTGATACCGAAAAGGATTGCTGCCCTGACCAAGGCATTGCTGGAGGGTAAGTTCGAGGAAGGCAGGAGGCTGCACTACGAACTGCTGCCCTTCGCCAAAACTGCCTTTATCGAAACAAACCCGGCGCCCATAAAGGCGGCGATGAACTGGGCCGGCATACCCGTTGGTCCGACCCGGCTTCCCCTGGGCCCCCTGGCGCCGTCCAGCGAACCGCCCCTTAGAGCGGTGCTTGAACAGCTTGGGTTTAAGCTGAAATAA
- a CDS encoding aspartyl protease family protein yields the protein MVGTVYEEIILENLGDKYRVECGLIKEVEIREMTVQCVVDTGAETLVISEAVQQELGLRTEHLHESTLANGETVVCKIAETVKVYWKDRSMTCEPWILPGASEVLLGSIPLENIDLMVDSKSRKLVGVHGDQPLGRIW from the coding sequence ATGGTGGGAACAGTGTATGAGGAAATCATCCTGGAAAACCTGGGTGATAAGTATAGGGTTGAGTGTGGGCTTATCAAAGAGGTGGAAATCCGGGAAATGACCGTACAGTGCGTGGTTGATACCGGTGCGGAGACCCTGGTTATCAGCGAAGCGGTGCAGCAAGAACTGGGGCTGCGGACAGAGCATCTGCACGAATCTACCCTGGCAAATGGGGAAACGGTGGTCTGTAAGATAGCCGAGACCGTAAAGGTATACTGGAAGGATCGCTCCATGACCTGTGAACCCTGGATACTTCCCGGTGCGTCGGAGGTGCTCCTCGGTTCAATCCCCCTGGAAAACATAGACCTCATGGTGGACTCGAAAAGCCGGAAACTGGTTGGCGTCCACGGTGACCAACCCTTGGGGCGTATCTGGTAA
- the dapB gene encoding 4-hydroxy-tetrahydrodipicolinate reductase yields the protein MKIALIGYGKMGRILERTALERGHQVVVVVDPFIAGTPPVSGAPLHTTITETSLQEADVAVEFTRPDTAVENIRALIEKGIPTVAGTTGWYDHLKEIEDLVGSKKGSFCWSSNYSLGVNLFYRIAAFAAKLADPFPEYDVGGWEFHHNKKVDSPSGTAKILVEKVLAVMTRKKKAVFETLNRPPAPDELHYPSLRLGSMPGVHAIAFDSPADTIEITHTTRNRDGLAVGAIRAAEWLVKCAGPGKPAGGARAGVFTIDDVTEDILKDALHSR from the coding sequence ATGAAAATAGCCCTTATCGGATACGGCAAGATGGGCCGGATACTGGAGCGGACAGCCCTGGAACGGGGGCATCAGGTGGTGGTGGTGGTGGATCCCTTTATCGCCGGAACCCCGCCGGTTTCCGGAGCGCCCCTGCACACAACCATTACGGAAACTTCGCTGCAAGAGGCGGATGTGGCGGTGGAATTTACCCGCCCCGATACGGCGGTGGAAAACATCCGGGCCCTGATAGAAAAGGGCATCCCCACGGTGGCGGGCACCACGGGATGGTATGATCACCTAAAGGAAATTGAGGATCTGGTTGGATCAAAAAAAGGTTCCTTCTGCTGGTCCTCCAACTATTCCCTGGGGGTCAATCTTTTTTACCGCATCGCCGCCTTCGCAGCAAAACTGGCGGACCCCTTCCCGGAGTACGACGTAGGGGGCTGGGAGTTCCATCACAACAAAAAGGTTGACAGCCCTTCGGGGACCGCGAAGATCCTGGTAGAAAAGGTACTCGCTGTGATGACCCGCAAAAAAAAGGCGGTCTTTGAAACTCTGAACCGCCCCCCGGCGCCGGACGAACTCCACTACCCCAGCCTCCGCCTTGGTTCCATGCCCGGGGTCCACGCCATCGCCTTCGATTCCCCGGCGGACACCATCGAAATCACCCACACCACCCGCAACCGCGACGGCCTGGCCGTAGGCGCCATACGCGCCGCAGAATGGCTGGTCAAATGCGCCGGACCCGGAAAGCCTGCCGGGGGCGCCCGGGCGGGGGTGTTTACGATTGACGATGTGACGGAGGATATCCTGAAGGATGCCCTGCACTCACGATAG
- a CDS encoding aspartate kinase — MIVMKFGGSSVANAERIRHVAEIVKSQIAEKPILVLSAMGDTTDHLLAAADLALREGVVSIDTVEELHRNTIRELKLDGTIQEEVDPLLAELRTLLTGISLIRELTVKTKDYLVSFGERFSVRITAAYFNSIGIKALAVDAWHAGFLSDSNFTSAELDEESWDRIPDALRPLMEKGVIPVITGFIAKDRQGSITTLGRGGSDLSATMIASAMNAAEVQVWKDVDGILTSDPRIVKAAKPVETVTYEEAAELAYFGAQVLHPRAMQPCIKTGTPVRVKNSYNPSAPGTRIIETIDKKTGPVRAITSRKNVTLVDIVSTRMVGQYGFLAGVFATFAEHKLSVDMVATSEVSVSLTLDAAHDLGKLKHDLSKISSVEIKAGKAIVTIIGDVRRSSEILQRAFGVCVLLGIQVQMVSQGASKVNISFIVDDTQAGEVVTALHRCFFEPLDKEI, encoded by the coding sequence ATGATTGTCATGAAATTCGGGGGGAGTTCCGTAGCCAACGCGGAACGGATCCGCCATGTAGCTGAGATTGTAAAGAGTCAAATCGCAGAAAAACCGATCCTGGTATTATCCGCCATGGGGGATACCACGGATCATCTCCTGGCCGCCGCCGATCTGGCCCTGCGGGAAGGGGTGGTTTCGATAGATACGGTAGAAGAACTGCACCGGAACACCATACGGGAACTGAAACTGGACGGTACGATCCAGGAGGAAGTGGATCCCCTCTTAGCGGAACTGCGGACCCTCCTTACGGGGATATCTCTGATTAGGGAACTCACGGTCAAAACCAAGGACTATCTGGTTTCCTTTGGGGAACGGTTTTCGGTGCGCATTACCGCGGCCTACTTCAATTCCATCGGCATTAAAGCCCTGGCCGTAGACGCTTGGCACGCAGGGTTTCTGTCGGATTCCAATTTTACCTCCGCAGAGCTTGATGAGGAGAGTTGGGACCGTATCCCCGATGCCCTGCGCCCTCTGATGGAAAAGGGTGTAATACCGGTGATCACGGGATTTATCGCCAAGGACCGGCAGGGAAGCATCACCACCCTGGGACGGGGAGGATCCGATTTGAGCGCCACCATGATCGCTTCGGCGATGAACGCGGCGGAGGTCCAGGTCTGGAAGGACGTGGATGGGATACTCACCTCGGATCCGCGGATCGTCAAGGCTGCAAAGCCCGTGGAAACCGTAACCTACGAGGAAGCGGCGGAGCTGGCCTACTTCGGCGCCCAGGTGCTCCACCCCCGGGCTATGCAGCCCTGCATTAAGACCGGGACCCCGGTGCGGGTAAAGAATTCCTACAACCCCTCTGCCCCGGGCACAAGGATCATCGAAACCATAGATAAAAAAACAGGTCCGGTCCGGGCCATCACCTCCCGGAAAAACGTTACCCTGGTAGATATCGTGTCGACCCGTATGGTGGGGCAGTATGGTTTTCTGGCGGGGGTGTTTGCCACCTTTGCGGAACACAAGCTTTCTGTGGACATGGTGGCCACCAGCGAAGTCTCTGTTTCCCTGACCCTGGATGCGGCCCACGATCTGGGAAAGCTGAAACACGATCTGTCCAAGATTTCCAGCGTGGAAATAAAAGCCGGCAAGGCCATTGTTACTATTATTGGCGATGTGCGCCGTTCCTCGGAAATACTCCAACGGGCCTTCGGGGTCTGCGTCCTTTTAGGCATACAGGTTCAGATGGTTTCCCAAGGGGCCAGCAAGGTGAACATTAGTTTTATTGTGGACGACACCCAGGCGGGAGAAGTAGTTACCGCCCTGCACCGGTGCTTTTTCGAACCCCTGGACAAGGAAATATAG
- a CDS encoding SLC13 family permease, with protein sequence MPIKWIVLIIAIVMYALIVIFPGKKSFSSLGAAFLMVILGVISPGQALGELVNWTVLMIFVGSLVIAELFIYSRVPAVIADSIVSHSPNVGVAIVAILMMTGIISAFVENVATVLVMAPIALALCKKLELDPTYFIVGLAVMANLQGTATLVGDPPSMIFADHSGYGFNEFFFYEGRPSIFFAVQIGMIAGAIFFYASFAKKGGTKVEIEQEKILTIVPSVLLILMILGLASCSFIYGGISLASGLLVMILGIVGILWYKFIRRESGEKVRDLIKGLDWDTVLFLIGIFVVVGAVAEVGLLDDFSAFLSSIVEESVLMGFFIILVVSILISGFVDNVPYIIVMLPVASKMAAGLSLKPELYMFALLIGSCLGGNLTPFGASANIVSVGILKKQGVLLNFGQWLKIGVPFTLITTAAAAAFVWIVWR encoded by the coding sequence ATGCCCATTAAATGGATCGTGCTTATCATCGCGATCGTTATGTACGCCCTTATTGTGATTTTTCCGGGCAAAAAGTCCTTTAGCTCCCTGGGGGCCGCCTTTCTCATGGTCATCCTGGGGGTGATAAGCCCGGGACAGGCCCTGGGAGAACTGGTCAACTGGACGGTGCTCATGATCTTTGTGGGCAGCCTGGTAATCGCCGAGCTCTTCATCTATTCCCGGGTCCCCGCGGTGATCGCCGATTCCATCGTAAGCCATTCCCCCAATGTGGGTGTCGCCATAGTGGCTATCCTGATGATGACCGGCATCATCTCCGCCTTTGTGGAAAATGTAGCCACCGTCCTGGTGATGGCCCCCATCGCCCTGGCGCTCTGCAAAAAGCTGGAACTGGACCCCACCTACTTTATCGTAGGCCTGGCGGTGATGGCCAATCTCCAGGGCACCGCAACCCTGGTGGGGGACCCCCCTTCGATGATCTTCGCGGATCACTCCGGCTACGGCTTTAACGAGTTCTTCTTCTATGAAGGGAGACCATCCATATTTTTCGCCGTCCAGATAGGCATGATCGCCGGGGCGATCTTCTTCTACGCCTCCTTTGCCAAAAAGGGCGGAACGAAGGTGGAGATCGAGCAGGAAAAGATTCTTACCATTGTTCCTTCGGTTTTGCTCATCCTGATGATCCTGGGACTTGCATCCTGTTCCTTTATCTACGGGGGCATCTCCCTGGCATCGGGGCTCCTGGTGATGATCCTGGGCATTGTGGGGATACTCTGGTACAAGTTTATCCGACGGGAGAGCGGCGAAAAAGTCCGGGACCTGATAAAGGGCCTGGACTGGGATACGGTGCTCTTCCTGATCGGTATCTTTGTGGTGGTGGGCGCCGTTGCCGAAGTCGGGCTCCTGGATGATTTTTCGGCCTTCCTTTCGAGCATTGTGGAGGAAAGCGTCTTAATGGGATTTTTTATCATCCTGGTGGTGTCCATCCTCATCTCCGGCTTTGTGGACAACGTACCCTATATCATCGTCATGCTTCCGGTGGCTTCAAAGATGGCGGCGGGGCTTTCACTCAAGCCGGAACTCTATATGTTCGCCCTTTTGATCGGCTCCTGCCTTGGGGGTAACCTTACGCCCTTCGGCGCTTCCGCCAATATCGTCTCCGTAGGAATACTAAAGAAACAAGGGGTGCTCCTGAACTTTGGCCAATGGCTCAAGATAGGCGTCCCCTTTACCCTGATAACCACCGCAGCCGCGGCGGCCTTTGTCTGGATAGTCTGGAGGTAA
- a CDS encoding response regulator, translated as MAEQKTILAVDDMAENLTTLRAILQDYFDVRLAKTAKMALGLMETVRVDLILLDIEMPGMTGFQFLEQNRKTNPKHKNIPVIFVTSHADPDMITAAINAGAKDYIVKPIKPDILLKKIDAIIGLPEKSSARDPLEVKLNKLLDHISSADSAKAELIAEELEQLAANQSPDIRERVQRIHNLVSRFDYEVADKKIKELLEYL; from the coding sequence ATGGCAGAACAAAAAACGATTCTTGCGGTCGATGACATGGCGGAAAATCTTACCACCCTGCGGGCCATTTTACAGGACTATTTCGATGTACGGCTCGCCAAAACCGCCAAGATGGCACTGGGTTTAATGGAGACCGTCCGGGTGGATCTTATTCTGCTTGATATTGAAATGCCCGGCATGACGGGGTTTCAGTTCCTGGAACAAAACCGTAAAACCAACCCTAAGCACAAAAACATTCCCGTCATTTTTGTCACATCCCACGCCGATCCGGATATGATCACCGCGGCAATTAACGCCGGGGCAAAGGACTACATCGTTAAACCGATAAAGCCCGATATCCTGCTAAAAAAAATTGACGCCATCATTGGACTCCCGGAAAAGAGCAGCGCCCGCGATCCCCTGGAAGTGAAACTCAACAAGCTCCTTGACCATATCTCCTCTGCGGACAGCGCCAAGGCCGAACTTATCGCAGAAGAGCTGGAACAGCTTGCCGCAAATCAGAGCCCTGATATCCGCGAACGGGTCCAAAGGATACATAATCTTGTTAGCCGTTTTGATTATGAAGTTGCGGACAAAAAAATCAAAGAACTTTTAGAATACCTTTAG
- a CDS encoding response regulator: METEKQIIMIVDDNMANLTMGKNILKDHYQVFTIPSAEKLFEILEKIIPGMILLDIEMPGMNGYEAIKKLKADNRFKDIPVIFITALTDSNSELEGLTLGAVDFIFKPFSAALLVKRLENHLTMISQTKKLETINEQLQRAKDIAERANQAKSSFLASISHEIRTPMNAIIGMSDLMRTDNLDPIQQGYFQDIKKTSKALLLLINDILDFSKIEAGKMELVAAHFSLEALFDHICSMNRFLAVSKDLEFRSGFDPELPPVLYGDEMRFRQVISNIVSNAIKYTREGYVSLSIKKTSADGKECIAIIVEDSGIGIKEQDFGKLYGAFQQFDSEKNRGIQGTGLGLSITKALVEMMGGRLDVSSVYGKGSVFTVSLPLVPGDPEKVERRAIEQRVLAKEGVSILVVDDNPVNLTVALGFLASHNINAETAASGFEAIDKVQAKQYDIVFMDHMMPEMDGIETTHRIRALAETGGENARFGELPIIALSANAVTGAKESFLAAGMVDFISKPIESYELNRILGKWLPQDKIAFVPNAVHNAEPAVPESGENEHLLTELSRIEGLDLTEGLSHVGNNQQGYLKALRQFYDGFRDYRDTIIGDLEKEDWKDYAIMVHAVKGVFASLGVKILADQAYKLEMAGKSGDAETCRAGTGPFCTAMDRFYQALSETALGKDSGAKSEKTETSTEFIKEQLEHLKTACINCSGEDADRIAKSLESVTCGEGIDTALKRICQLIDSYDYDEALERIATLEDTL; this comes from the coding sequence ATGGAAACTGAAAAGCAGATCATCATGATCGTGGATGACAATATGGCAAACCTCACCATGGGGAAGAACATACTGAAGGATCACTATCAGGTTTTTACCATACCCTCCGCAGAGAAACTCTTTGAGATCCTGGAAAAGATCATCCCCGGCATGATACTTCTGGATATCGAGATGCCCGGCATGAACGGCTATGAGGCGATAAAAAAGCTCAAGGCCGATAATCGCTTTAAGGATATCCCGGTCATATTTATCACCGCCCTTACGGACTCGAACAGCGAGTTGGAAGGTCTCACCCTGGGGGCGGTGGACTTTATTTTTAAGCCCTTTTCCGCAGCCCTGCTGGTTAAACGTCTGGAAAATCACCTAACCATGATTTCCCAAACGAAGAAATTAGAGACCATTAACGAACAGCTCCAGCGGGCCAAGGATATTGCTGAACGGGCCAACCAGGCCAAAAGCAGTTTCCTGGCCTCAATTAGCCACGAAATCCGCACCCCCATGAATGCCATCATCGGTATGAGCGATCTTATGCGGACCGACAACCTCGATCCGATCCAGCAGGGTTATTTTCAGGACATCAAAAAAACATCCAAGGCCCTGCTGCTCCTGATCAACGACATCCTGGACTTCTCCAAAATCGAAGCGGGAAAGATGGAATTGGTGGCGGCCCATTTTAGTTTAGAAGCGCTCTTTGATCATATCTGCTCCATGAACCGTTTTCTGGCGGTAAGTAAGGACCTGGAATTCCGCAGCGGTTTTGATCCGGAACTTCCCCCGGTACTCTACGGGGACGAAATGCGTTTTCGCCAGGTAATAAGCAATATCGTAAGCAACGCCATTAAGTACACCCGGGAGGGCTATGTTTCCCTGTCCATTAAAAAAACTTCCGCGGATGGCAAAGAATGCATCGCCATCATAGTGGAAGATTCCGGTATCGGTATAAAAGAGCAGGATTTCGGGAAACTCTACGGCGCCTTCCAACAGTTTGACAGCGAAAAAAACCGGGGCATCCAGGGTACCGGCCTGGGGCTTTCCATTACCAAGGCCCTGGTGGAAATGATGGGGGGACGCCTGGATGTTTCCAGCGTATACGGCAAGGGTTCTGTTTTTACCGTTTCCCTGCCATTAGTCCCCGGGGATCCCGAAAAGGTCGAGCGCCGGGCCATTGAGCAGCGGGTACTTGCCAAGGAAGGCGTATCGATTCTGGTGGTGGACGATAACCCGGTAAACCTCACCGTGGCTCTGGGTTTTTTGGCCTCCCATAACATCAATGCGGAGACCGCCGCAAGCGGCTTCGAAGCGATTGATAAGGTTCAGGCGAAACAGTATGACATTGTGTTCATGGATCACATGATGCCCGAAATGGACGGCATTGAAACCACCCACCGTATCCGCGCCTTGGCGGAGACCGGCGGGGAAAACGCCCGGTTTGGCGAACTCCCCATTATCGCCCTGAGCGCCAACGCCGTTACCGGAGCAAAGGAATCCTTCCTCGCCGCGGGGATGGTAGACTTTATCTCCAAACCCATCGAAAGCTACGAGTTGAACCGGATCCTGGGCAAGTGGCTGCCCCAGGACAAGATCGCCTTTGTCCCCAACGCGGTCCATAACGCCGAGCCTGCCGTCCCGGAAAGCGGCGAGAATGAACACCTCTTAACGGAACTTTCCCGTATCGAAGGGCTGGATCTGACCGAAGGCCTATCCCATGTGGGAAATAACCAGCAGGGGTACCTAAAGGCCCTCCGGCAGTTTTATGACGGCTTCAGGGACTACCGGGACACCATTATCGGGGATCTTGAGAAGGAAGATTGGAAGGACTATGCTATAATGGTCCATGCGGTTAAGGGAGTCTTTGCCTCCCTGGGGGTAAAGATCCTCGCCGACCAGGCGTACAAGCTGGAGATGGCCGGCAAAAGCGGGGACGCCGAAACCTGCCGTGCCGGAACCGGCCCTTTCTGCACGGCCATGGACCGGTTTTACCAGGCCCTTTCGGAAACCGCCCTGGGGAAGGATTCTGGGGCAAAAAGTGAAAAAACCGAGACTTCTACAGAATTTATTAAGGAGCAGCTTGAACACCTAAAGACCGCCTGCATAAACTGTTCCGGTGAAGATGCCGATAGGATAGCGAAGTCCCTGGAAAGCGTCACCTGCGGCGAAGGAATTGATACGGCTCTGAAAAGAATATGCCAATTAATCGATTCCTATGATTATGATGAGGCGCTGGAGAGGATTGCTACCCTGGAAGATACGCTTTAA
- a CDS encoding methyl-accepting chemotaxis protein: MLRNISIGIRIIAIIIIMILSIVTLMGTVFFIAQGVKESGIADAEEVMLEGQKEKIKLGTQTMAVALGKALEGVSDPQEQHDIIYSYIKDYRFEEDKSGYYYTYKGTVIFMHPTLPQREGDDLANTADVNGVYYVRDLYENARKGGGFVSFTFPKPGLNGNMENAPKLAYVEYIPGTDIWISTGIYIDNIDAYQVQMEERMSADLNGKMRILIICFGAFLVIILGPLCIFTLKSITKPLKEAVKAAEQLAGGNLDIQIKAAGRDEITVLENSFVRMAANLRSSFSAVQAKEEEALAKAAEAERATEKILKIAVKVEQAAHDVEDSVSSIAQSATKVKNGGDAQTGRINEILSSMEQLSAHVFRITDSAGTAAGKSEESNRKVEAGVSMAEESGSAMQQLHSLTGSLTENINRLGAQSNTIGSIMNVISDIADQINLLAMNASIEAAHAGESGRGFAVVAGEVRKLAEKTMSAAKEVDSSISEMQKLTKTNISGMDNAVASISQVTNLSEKTVDSLTTAQKIVEEAMLQVKSIAQAVEEQSSFSNAITGLVNDVSGITRENNMMVSKVDSELQSLRRKSEELMELVTELRS; encoded by the coding sequence ATGCTTCGAAATATTTCAATAGGCATACGAATCATTGCTATTATCATTATCATGATTTTATCCATCGTTACCCTGATGGGTACGGTGTTTTTTATCGCCCAGGGGGTTAAGGAATCGGGGATTGCCGACGCGGAAGAGGTGATGCTGGAGGGGCAGAAGGAAAAGATCAAACTCGGCACCCAGACCATGGCCGTGGCCCTAGGCAAGGCGCTGGAGGGGGTAAGCGACCCCCAGGAACAGCACGATATCATCTATAGTTACATCAAGGATTACCGTTTTGAAGAGGATAAGTCCGGTTATTATTACACCTACAAGGGAACGGTGATCTTCATGCACCCAACCCTGCCCCAGCGGGAGGGGGATGATCTGGCGAATACCGCGGACGTCAACGGGGTCTACTATGTGCGGGATCTCTACGAAAATGCCCGGAAGGGCGGGGGCTTTGTTTCCTTTACCTTCCCCAAACCGGGTCTCAACGGCAACATGGAAAACGCCCCCAAGCTTGCCTATGTGGAGTATATCCCCGGCACGGATATCTGGATTTCCACGGGTATCTATATTGATAATATCGACGCCTACCAGGTCCAAATGGAAGAGCGTATGAGCGCCGACCTGAACGGTAAGATGCGTATACTTATCATCTGTTTCGGCGCTTTTCTGGTTATCATCCTGGGGCCCCTCTGTATCTTTACCCTGAAATCCATCACCAAGCCATTGAAGGAGGCGGTAAAGGCGGCGGAACAGCTGGCCGGAGGTAACCTGGATATTCAAATCAAGGCCGCCGGGCGGGACGAGATTACGGTGCTCGAAAATTCCTTTGTGCGCATGGCGGCAAACCTTCGTTCCAGCTTTTCTGCGGTACAGGCCAAGGAGGAGGAAGCCCTGGCCAAGGCGGCGGAGGCTGAACGGGCCACCGAAAAGATTTTGAAGATCGCCGTAAAGGTGGAACAGGCCGCCCACGATGTGGAAGATTCGGTGAGCAGCATTGCCCAGAGCGCCACTAAGGTAAAGAACGGCGGGGATGCCCAGACTGGCCGGATCAACGAAATCCTCTCTTCGATGGAACAGCTTAGCGCCCACGTATTCCGTATCACCGACAGCGCCGGTACGGCGGCGGGTAAATCCGAGGAATCCAACAGGAAGGTCGAGGCCGGGGTGAGTATGGCCGAAGAATCCGGAAGCGCCATGCAGCAGCTCCATTCCCTTACCGGTTCGCTGACCGAAAACATCAACCGTCTGGGCGCTCAGTCCAACACTATCGGCAGTATTATGAACGTTATTTCCGACATCGCCGACCAGATCAACCTCCTGGCCATGAACGCCTCCATTGAGGCCGCCCATGCCGGCGAGTCCGGTCGCGGTTTCGCGGTAGTTGCGGGAGAGGTACGCAAGCTGGCGGAAAAGACCATGTCCGCCGCCAAGGAAGTGGACAGCTCCATTTCGGAAATGCAGAAACTGACCAAGACCAATATTTCCGGGATGGACAATGCGGTGGCTTCCATATCCCAGGTAACAAACCTTTCGGAAAAAACCGTGGATTCCCTGACCACGGCCCAAAAGATCGTCGAAGAAGCTATGCTCCAGGTTAAGTCTATCGCCCAGGCGGTGGAGGAACAGTCATCCTTCAGTAATGCTATCACCGGGTTGGTTAACGATGTCAGCGGTATTACCAGGGAAAATAATATGATGGTTTCCAAGGTTGACAGTGAGCTCCAGTCGCTGCGGCGTAAGTCTGAGGAATTGATGGAGTTGGTGACGGAGCTGCGGAGCTAA